The Chloroflexi bacterium ADurb.Bin180 region TCGCCGATGGTCGTGTCCACCGGGCAGCCGGTGTTGGCCTCGGCGTCCTTCACCAGGTCCATGACACCGTGGTTGTCCGGCGCGTTTCCCGGGAGCACATCCAAGCCAACGGCGAGCCCGGTCTCGGTGTCCACCGCGATGCCCGCCTTGTGGCCATCAAACCGTGAGCTGGCGCTCTTGCGGCCATGGCGCATGTCTGGATCGTGCGCCGAAGGTATGCGATCCTTGGCAGTCTCCTCCTTGATGAAGGGCTTGCCGTTCTCGTCGGTATCCACGTCCTGGGCCAGCAGTTGGCAGAGAAGCTCTGAGGCTTCGCCGATCAGCAGGTACTCGGGCATGCCTGCGTTCAGCTCCGCACGTCTCTTGCCCGCCAGCACAAGCAGCCGCCGCGCATCGCCCACGATGCTGGCCAGCAGGGCGTCGCGTTCCGCCTGCTCGTCCCAGTTGATGGCCGCCTCACCCTTGATGCTGCCGGCGAAGAACCGCTTCAGGTCGTGGGCCGCCGCCCAGTCCTGGGGGTCGCACTCATCGGCCGCGGCCATGGCCCGCACCAGCTTCACGATGCCCGTGGCCAGCAGGTTGTAGGTGTCTTCTACGGCGCCCCTACCGAAGACCGGAGTGGTGTCCACGGCGACCGTGAGAGGCTTGTCTTTCAGAAGACCCAACCGTTTGGCCTCTTCGATGCTCGCCAGAAACACCGCTTCGCCATTCTCGGGGTGAAGCACCAACTGGCTGCGGAACAACTGCAGGGTGCTCTTGGCGAAAGGCTTGCTGCCAACCGGCACCCCAAGGGCTACACACCACCGGACGTCCCAGCTGGCTCGATGGACGGCCTCCTCATCAGACACGTCGTCGTGTACCTGCAGAAGAAGCGCTACAGCCAACAGGCTGGGAGGGACACTGGGACGCCCGTTGCCGGAGCAGTACAGTCCCTTGAAGTCCTCGTCCTTGAACAGACGCGCCCGATTCTTGGCCAAGCGATAGTGGAACCACTCGGGGTCCATCTGGTCAAGGTACAGAGCGTCGGCTTGCTCTATCGTCATCTGGGGAGAGCGCCTGCCCAGCATACCGGGAACCTCACCTGTGGAATGAGACTAAGGTTCC contains the following coding sequences:
- a CDS encoding Transposase DDE domain protein, yielding MLGRRSPQMTIEQADALYLDQMDPEWFHYRLAKNRARLFKDEDFKGLYCSGNGRPSVPPSLLAVALLLQVHDDVSDEEAVHRASWDVRWCVALGVPVGSKPFAKSTLQLFRSQLVLHPENGEAVFLASIEEAKRLGLLKDKPLTVAVDTTPVFGRGAVEDTYNLLATGIVKLVRAMAAADECDPQDWAAAHDLKRFFAGSIKGEAAINWDEQAERDALLASIVGDARRLLVLAGKRRAELNAGMPEYLLIGEASELLCQLLAQDVDTDENGKPFIKEETAKDRIPSAHDPDMRHGRKSASSRFDGHKAGIAVDTETGLAVGLDVLPGNAPDNHGVMDLVKDAEANTGCPVDTTIGDCAYGDGNTRREFADAKRKLVAKVPSRPQGQLSKDQFIIDLDNGCVTCPAGHTTRTCANVKNNKHVAKRFYFPADLCAACPRRSECVKSKTGGRTISIHPDEALLQAARAYQRTEQGKQDTRTRQVVEHYIARLIQLGMRQSRYVGRKKARLQLLLTATVANLTRTWNHCESTQETDNKKTQKKAS